In Camelus dromedarius isolate mCamDro1 chromosome 3, mCamDro1.pat, whole genome shotgun sequence, one DNA window encodes the following:
- the LOC116149537 gene encoding enhancer of rudimentary homolog, protein MHHTILLVQPTKRPEGRTYADYESTNECMEGVCEMYEEHLRRMNPNSPSITYDISQFFDFINDPADPSYLVYRADTRTYQPCNKDWIKE, encoded by the coding sequence ATGCATCACACCATCTTGCTGGTACAGCCTACAAAGAGGCCAGAAGGCAGAACTTACGCTGACTATGAATCTACGAATGAATGCATGGAAGGTGTTTGTGAAATGTATGAAGAACATCTGAGAAGAATGAATCCCAACAGCCCCTCTATCACATATGACATCAGTCAGTTTTTTGATTTTATCAATGATCCGGCTGACCCCAGTTACCTTGTTTACAGAGCTGATACCCGGACATACCAGCCTTGTAACAAAGACTGGATTAAAGAGTAG
- the HAVCR1 gene encoding hepatitis A virus cellular receptor 1, translating to MHPWVAIPGLILLLTNGVMSYVKVVGMVGQPVVLPCTYTGKAATMCWGRGPCPWSRCTAEMIWTNGYSVTYQQSPRYSLKGNIRSGNVSLTIDNPTVQDSGLYCCRIERKGWFNDRKLTISLEIKPAPLRATIKTVTTWPTTTTKTTRPTITTKRTWPTTTTKTTRPTTTTKRTRPTVTTKRTRPTVTTKRTRPTVTTKRTRPTVTTKRTWPTVTTKRTWPTVTTKRTRPTVTTKRTWPTVTTKRTRPTVTTKRTRPTVTTKRTWPTVTTKRTRPTVTTKRTRPTVTTKRTRPTVTTKRTWPTVTTKRTRPTVTTKRTRPTVTTKRTRPTTTAHPKPGPTKKPQPGPPTRPPMTATTTWANTTARPKPRPTKKPQPDGNDTVTKSSGALQPNNQSPAVTVQSPWRTNNKGIYIGLCIAAIVLLVTILIVLLVRKYLCLGGKVELLRMISFKDSHFGALKNAAVKHVRAEDNVYIIEDSQ from the exons ATGCATCCTTGGGTAGCCATTCCAGGCCTCATCCTACTTCTGACAA ATGGTGTCATGTCTTACGTAAAAGTGGTTGGGATGGTGGGTCAGCCTGTTGTACTGCCCTGCACCTATACTGGCAAAGCCGCAACCATGTGCTGGGGCCGTGGGCCATGTCCTTGGTCTCGCTGCACAGCTGAAATGATCTGGACTAATGGATACAGTGTCACCTATCAGCAGAGTCCGCGTTATTCACTAAAGGGAAATATTCGGAGCGGGAACGTGTCTCTGACCATAGACAATCCAACTGTGCAGGACAGTGGCCTGTATTGTTGCCGTATTGAAAGGAAGGGCTGGTTCAACGATAGAAAACTCACCATATCTTTGGAGATAAAGCCAG CTCCTCTAAGGGCAACTATCAAAACTGTGACAACTTGGCCAACTACCACCACCAAGACAACTAGGCCAACTATCACCACCAAGAGAACTTggccaaccaccaccaccaagacaACTAGGCCAACTACCACAACTAAGAGAACCAGGCCAACTGTCACCACCAAGAGAACCAGGCCAACTGTCACCACCAAGAGAACCAGGCCAACTGTCACCACCAAGAGAACCAGGCCAACTGTCACCACCAAGAGAACTTGGCCAACTGTCACCACCAAGAGAACTTGGCCAACTGTCACCACCAAGAGAACCAGGCCAACTGTCACCACCAAGAGAACTTGGCCAACTGTCACCACCAAGAGAACCAGGCCAACTGTCACCACCAAGAGAACCAGGCCAACTGTCACCACCAAGAGAACTTGGCCAACTGTCACCACCAAGAGAACCAGGCCAACTGTCACCACCAAGAGAACCAGGCCAACTGTCACCACCAAGAGAACCAGGCCAACTGTCACCACCAAGAGAACTTGGCCAACTGTCACCACCAAGAGAACCAGGCCAACTGTCACCACCAAGAGAACCAGGCCAACTGTCACCACCAAGAGAACTAGGCCAACTACCACCGCTCATCCAAAGCCAGGACCCACAAAGAAACCCCAGCCAG GTCCACCTACCAGGCCTCCAATGACAGCTACAACAACTTGGGCCAACACCACCGCCCGTCCAAAGCCAAGACCCACAAAGAAACCCCAGCCAG atgggaatgACACTGTGACCAAGTCTTCAGGTGCCCTTCAGCCTAACAACCAAAGT CCTGCAGTGACGGTACAAAGTCCATGGAGGACCAACAATAAGGGAATCTACATTGGACTCTGTATTGCCGCCATAGTGTTATTGGTCACGATTTTGATTGTCTTGCTTGTCAGAA AATATTTGTGCCTGGGAGGCAAGGTGGAGCTTCTACG CATGATATCATTTAAGGACAGTCACTTTGGAGCTTTGAAAAATGCAGCTGTAAAGCATGTCCGAGCAGAAGACAATGTCTACATTATTGAGGACAGTCAGTAA